A genomic window from Martelella lutilitoris includes:
- a CDS encoding phosphodiesterase produces the protein MEILSHRGLWETAAEKNTEAAFRRSFDRGFGTETDLRDHNGEIVIAHDMAQGGEMPFSAFLEIMDGRNLTLALNIKADGLGAEIKAILEDFGHSNYFVFDMSLPDLVRQIEDGLTVFTGLSDLQPHPPLLESSHGVWLDCFRSDWFGPGLIDALIAQKKRVCVVSADLHRRDVGIQWPIIKSAQSLNSEALLLCTDMPEKAKDAFEEAR, from the coding sequence GTGGAGATTCTGTCCCATCGCGGCCTGTGGGAGACGGCCGCGGAAAAGAACACCGAGGCGGCCTTTCGCCGTTCCTTCGACCGCGGCTTCGGCACGGAGACCGATCTCAGGGACCACAACGGCGAGATCGTCATCGCCCATGACATGGCGCAGGGCGGCGAAATGCCGTTTTCGGCCTTTCTCGAGATCATGGACGGGCGCAACCTGACCCTGGCGCTGAACATCAAGGCCGACGGGCTGGGCGCGGAGATCAAGGCGATCCTCGAGGATTTCGGCCACAGCAACTACTTCGTTTTCGACATGTCGCTGCCGGATCTTGTGCGCCAGATCGAAGACGGGTTGACGGTCTTTACCGGCCTTTCCGACCTGCAGCCGCATCCGCCGCTTCTGGAATCCAGCCATGGCGTCTGGCTCGATTGCTTCCGTTCCGACTGGTTCGGTCCCGGCCTGATCGATGCGCTGATTGCGCAGAAAAAGCGCGTCTGCGTCGTATCCGCCGACCTTCACCGGCGCGACGTCGGCATTCAGTGGCCGATCATAAAATCGGCCCAATCTCTCAATAGCGAAGCGCTTCTTTTGTGCACCGACATGCCGGAAAAGGCGAAGGACGCGTTCGAGGAGGCACGATAA
- a CDS encoding glycosyltransferase family 2 protein, with amino-acid sequence MLNIVVPMAGRGSRFADAGYTDPKPLIPVHGKPMIQVVVENLTPSVAHRFIFICQNGHIRDYGLEEKLKGLAEHVEIIGIDLVTEGQASTVLLAEELIDTDEPVMTVNSDQYIDADIDAYLGFMEDGGYDGLIMTMKADDPKWSFVREDEGRVVETAEKKVISDNAAVGIFNFRKGRDLVRASKKMIEDNVRINGEFYICPVYNYLIRDGLKIGHYSIGKEYDGMYGLGIPGDLDFFLKHPVSERVK; translated from the coding sequence CCGGTTTGCCGATGCCGGATACACGGATCCCAAGCCGCTGATCCCGGTGCACGGCAAGCCGATGATTCAGGTCGTGGTCGAAAACCTCACGCCTTCCGTGGCCCATCGCTTCATCTTCATCTGCCAGAATGGCCATATCCGGGACTATGGGCTTGAGGAAAAACTCAAGGGGTTGGCCGAACATGTCGAGATCATCGGCATCGATCTCGTCACCGAGGGACAGGCCTCCACCGTGCTTCTGGCCGAGGAACTGATCGACACCGACGAGCCGGTGATGACGGTCAATTCCGACCAGTATATCGATGCCGACATCGATGCCTATCTCGGCTTCATGGAGGATGGCGGCTATGACGGCCTGATCATGACCATGAAGGCCGACGATCCGAAATGGTCCTTCGTGCGCGAGGACGAGGGACGCGTTGTCGAGACCGCCGAAAAGAAGGTGATCTCAGACAATGCCGCCGTCGGCATCTTCAATTTCAGAAAAGGCCGCGATCTGGTGCGCGCGTCGAAAAAAATGATAGAGGACAATGTGCGGATCAACGGAGAGTTTTATATCTGTCCAGTCTACAATTATTTGATTCGCGACGGCCTGAAGATCGGGCACTATTCCATCGGGAAGGAGTATGACGGCATGTACGGGCTGGGCATACCGGGGGATCTCGACTTCTTTCTGAAACATCCGGTTTCCGAAAGGGTGAAATAG